Part of the Mercenaria mercenaria strain notata chromosome 8, MADL_Memer_1, whole genome shotgun sequence genome is shown below.
gcaaagaAAGCAATATAAACGAATGTGTGACTCTGATAcaacaaaatttatatgaaaatgtgaCAGATAAATTGCTGAAAAATATGATGAACAAATGTTTTCTCACCGGAATTATGCATAAAACGGTTTTATTCAATATATCATTTATAGAGGAATTTGTGCAAAATTTTAGCTGTCCATCGGCAAAGTATTTGAGCACTCAAAGACCACTTGTAGCCTTAGCTAGTTATCCAGGTTCAGGAAACACGTGGACAAGGGAATTGATAGAGGCAATAACAGGTGggtaaataaaattaagttttggTTCTTGTTCTCTCAGTTTTACAAACGCtattttcaatattcaatttGTAACATCTGTTATACAACAACGTATATATTGCCTCCTCATGAGATGCAATCAGTGTAATATTAACCAAATGAAAGTAAAACCGGTTTTCAACGTTAGAATTAAAAACTATATATTTCTATGTATGTCAATAAAACGTCCAGTCGCGATATTGTCATTTTTGTTATCTCAAactatataacaacattgaaaaaCATACTTCATTATTGAATTCGTTGCCAGTTATTTGCTTAGGTATGTTTTGCGTAAGATTTATGTTAATAATGTGGTTTGTTTCCTCTTcaaagtaaaataattaaaaaagcaGTGTTtgaagttttcattgaaaacgtTCCAATTCAAATCTGTTGAAGTAAGTTGTTTGTATCAAATTTCACCGTATAAAACATTCTTCTGTGCTGGTCGAATCAGGTTACTcatgttaaaacatattattgAATGTTTTCCAGATTTCGATTTTGAATCTGTCCCTGGTATaagatttaaataaatgttttgccATAACCCAAGGATGAAACACAGATTACACTCAAAGAAGTGTCGAATGAAAttgcaatatttgatatttttatttagagGTTCTTTCATTACATGACTTATCTTTTCTGACAGACATGCGGATGGACAAACGAACCGAAAACAAAACGATTACCTTGGTTTTTATCTTCTACATATATCACCATTCGttgcaaaaaaaaatcgtttgtACTGTAAAAGATATAACACTGAGTGAGACACAAATGAACACACTGACAAAATATTGTGACATTCAAGTATTTTTTGACGGACGGAATCATTGATGGAAATGtgggtaagatttttttttttcaatcccgGTTAAAACTGGACGTGCattttaattcaatttattttaggTACATTTACCGGCAGTATATACACTGACTGGAACTTTAAAGGTTCAGAATTGTGTCCAGCTAGAGGAAATATATACATCGTGAAAACTCACATTCCTAGTGATAAAGCCACCAGTCATGTAAAATGCCGAGAGATTGGTGTTTCTACATTGAATTACACAAAGGCTGTTTTGATACTGAGAAACCCATATCAAGCTTTGTTGGCGGAATTTAATAGGCAGCAGTCAACAAGCTACAGTGGGAACCCTGGTGTTGGCATAGCTCCTAAAAGCGATTTTAAAACTTCGCGTAAGTAATGCATGTTCAGTACGTCTCAATTTTAAATTGGCTGTAAGATGGATAATCAATTTAAAGAGATTTTCAAGATAATCCATCCTTGTTAGGTATGGAGTTGTTTCTGAGACAACGTGTACATTTCTTTTCTATAGAATTGATGGTTGTACTTCCTGAAACCTTCAGTACTTACACCAAGTGAGTTGCAAGATGAATATGATCGATGTTGCAAAAGTAAATACTAAGTGTCTGTATGTATGTGTTTTTGTGAACTCAGTCGAATAGTACATACAATCAAAACATTTCAACAATGTGTATTGCTaagatatttctataaaatatgtagtttatgattattttttttacgtTATACAGGtgcaaatatattaatttctttcatttaGCGCAAATTATTCTCCACTTTCAGCTGCATTCAAAAGAAGACAATTTACCTGTTGTACTtatatgaattttcttttttcaggaTGGGACAAATTCGTCAGAGTAGAGTCGGAAACTTGGAAACATATGGCAATTTACTGGCTTTCACGATTTAGAAAACCAGTCTATGTACTTGTTTATgatgacttattgaactatactGTGATTGAAATGTACAAACTCACACGTTTTTTGAACATAACTGCAACATTTAAGTCATTATATTGCCTTTCTAGCAAAAGTGTTGGGAATTTCAAAAGAAGCAAACCAAAATGGTTGACAATCGAGGCCTTGTTTGATTCTCGTTTGAGGAAAGTTgttaatgacaaaataaaatcgGTGCTGAAAGTTTATGAACTTCCACAGTTATACAGCTACATTCTTTAAGAATGCTAAGTTAGgcttatataaacattttgactgaatgtAATGTACTATCATTAACATGTAAAGAACACACTTAGAACTTTCGGTGCTTGAAGAAAGTATTCAGTTTTTTCTCAAAGATTCGGCTTCTCAAGTGTCTTGATCTTTTCAGGATAAATATCAATAGCATTCATTAATTAGCTAAATCGTGAGTACTTTCGAGTAAGTTTATGTGTTTGCATCAGTTACTTTGCGCGGAATTACCCGTGAAGATCATGTCAGTATATTAGCAATGAAGATATGATAGTATAatgtttataggttattagctttgtatcgggaaatatgcacgagttcttcagcggaaatagtGCGCGACttaaggagcgcaatattcttccgctgaagaacgagtacatatttcccgattcaaagataataacctttttattacatacgcatctacacgtatagatattatgtaaatgtcataagtatgttcaatagcctggataggattgacaatactgaactaaatagaaaaaaaaagtgcaacaacacacactgaattacgtcacgcacccgatatgaaattcaggcgtcagtgtatggaaaaaaattgacgtttccggtaccagtgtaacttaacggggaatagaaaggAGTATGTAATAAACACTAATATCTCACGTATTGCCATCAGTAATCTCTAAACGAAAACTGGAGGTGTTGGGGAGACATTCGAGCAGCttcatattgtattttttctAAGGTATCTGTTTTCTTTGTGAACACTGCTGACCCATATTATTCAAAGATGttctatgaaatattttgtcGAGAGCTTTACGTTTTGTTCTTAATGTAGTTAATCTCATTGATAATAATATGACACTGATTGCAGTCATAATATCTGTTATTTTTTATGCAAAGAACAGCTTGACTAAACGTAACGCACCCATCTGTTCTCAATATTACCTCCATCAATGCGTAAAAACGAGCAGCAGGTAAgttggtaaaaatacatttgcaaAAACCTAAGTCAAGTGTATTTAAAGTGTCTTTATATTGATAATCGTACTTTTTAGAATTTTTGCTTTTCAACAGCATTTTGTAAATTACTTTATATTACTTTATCTTTACCCTAAACGAGACCACAATGAGCATATCTAAACAGAAACTGCTAACAGACAAAATTGAAAGTAGGCACATCTATCCAAAGGTCGGTTTAGCAATACCCGAAGTTGTTATAGCAGGTGCATTGCAGCCAGCCTAGCATAAGTGTTCATTGACAAGCACAAAATATAAACAGTACAATAATACAACATTATTGCCGTGCCAAACAATCTGAAGAGATAGAAGTATTACAGCTCTGTCTGAAGTTACAGGGATACTTTTACGTCCGCAATGCGGCACAAACAACGATACTGCGGTGATAAAATAGAAACAAGTTAAAAACTATAGGTCTCGcaacattttataaatgaaaatgttgcaggctcggtttgattgagcctgatcATGGAAGGTAGTAAAGTAATCCGCCTGTTCCGTTAAACCCAATTTAAGAGGGAAGCGTGGCGTCCAACtgtaaaaaggcaaaaaaaaaacaaactaaatttGCGGTGAATTGCAAAACAATTGAGTCATGTCCTCTTTGAATAAAACGTATTATACTTGTATCATATGCAGTTTGAATAAAAAACATGACCCTACTTTTTATATAGTTTGTAAACCATATTCCCATAACAAATCTATTTTTGATATACATTCTCGCACCATTATCTTTAAAGTactattaaatttcaaaatcaagTCTGAAGTAAAATGCAGGACACTATATACGTACTGTGAAATAATTGTACcttgtttattttaattatatagattacgttcattgaaattcTCAGCATTACTACACGCTGTGGCAAACCGAATTTCTTGAGAAATATAGATCACAGACTATGTTGCCCGGAGTACGTCCCCATCCACCCATCTAATTAGGGATACTATTAAAATATGGATTATATCATCCTTCTTGCAATACATATTGGTATCAAAAATAGAGAGAagtaaatcaaaaatttaaacagtaGTATCAGAATTGTTACAGTGATTTTACTTAAGCACTCTGGGTTAATCTGCATCCAATAATTGAGCACAAAAATACAAGAATGTCGCACAGATAGCgtaatgtattgtaaaaaaagGCTCAACATACATTTTCTTCCATAACAAAACAAAGACATATCTGCGACAGGGAATGCACGATATTTTTTCCATATGAATACCATTTACAAGGACAACAATCCCATAGAAATAGCCATATtctagagacttaccctaagccctctttacacaagggaaacaatatGTTTATAGAAtgttgttgagtgaacaccgtttgacaatcataatcctgtccatgttataccagtgcaaAAGAAAAGTAAGTTCTTtgttacctgctatacatgataacacagtcatgcatctaacagtcctgaaattgttttctttaattttctcataTAGATATTTGTcgcatactttgacgcatataaaTATGGGTAGCACAGATTATTTTCTCTCCAGCTTTCCCAACAAAgtttaccttgtgaaattatgtgggctttaacatttttaaacaaatcgtctgtttgttggcAAATTTTACCACagaaatgtcacactttcccacaggacattaaatgatttgatctttacatatttttcctttcaaagtGCTGATCTTTACAGTAATTGCTACTAAATATGCATGATTTCTTTGTGCCTAGAGGTGCCTGCTTTACATGAGATACTATATACAaagccacctaagcctacaataaagttttagcggagttgtctccatttttccagatattttcgCTTGGAAATATTGGTGGCTGAGCAGATGTACACATTAacacaaacaaatgaaataatgGCATAGAAATAGCAAATAAACACAATGATGCATAAAGCTGCAAACAAACAAGTAGAATGCCACCTAAAAACTGTAAATGG
Proteins encoded:
- the LOC128559085 gene encoding uncharacterized protein LOC128559085 isoform X2, which codes for MLRKQSVCLVLIVIAVGFIADTVIHIYLRSTSSFKGTTIKYNYENDKWLKCLTYSCIANWYPRMQNKGKESNINECVTLIQQNLYENVTDKLLKNMMNKCFLTGIMHKTVLFNISFIEEFVQNFSCPSAKYLSTQRPLVALASYPGSGNTWTRELIEAITGTFTGSIYTDWNFKGSELCPARGNIYIVKTHIPSDKATSHVKCREIGVSTLNYTKAVLILRNPYQALLAEFNRQQSTSYSGNPGVGIAPKSDFKTSQLMVVLPETFSTYTKMGQIRQSRVGNLETYGNLLAFTI
- the LOC128559085 gene encoding WSC domain-containing protein 1-like isoform X3, yielding MLRKQSVCLVLIVIAVGFIADTVIHIYLRSTSSFKGTTIKYNYENDKWLKCLTYSCIANWYPRMQNKGKESNINECVTLIQQNLYENVTDKLLKNMMNKCFLTGIMHKTVLFNISFIEEFVQNFSCPSAKYLSTQRPLVALASYPGSGNTWTRELIEAITGTFTGSIYTDWNFKGSELCPARGNIYIVKTHIPSDKATSHVKCREIGVSTLNYTKAVLILRNPYQALLAEFNRQQSTSYSGNPGVGIAPKSDFKTSQLMVVLPETFSTYTK
- the LOC128559085 gene encoding WSC domain-containing protein 2-like isoform X4 — encoded protein: MFSTKVSFSCPSAKYLSTQRPLVALASYPGSGNTWTRELIEAITGTFTGSIYTDWNFKGSELCPARGNIYIVKTHIPSDKATSHVKCREIGVSTLNYTKAVLILRNPYQALLAEFNRQQSTSYSGNPGVGIAPKSDFKTSRWDKFVRVESETWKHMAIYWLSRFRKPVYVLVYDDLLNYTVIEMYKLTRFLNITATFKSLYCLSSKSVGNFKRSKPKWLTIEALFDSRLRKVVNDKIKSVLKVYELPQLYSYIL
- the LOC128559085 gene encoding WSCD family member CG9164-like isoform X1 → MLRKQSVCLVLIVIAVGFIADTVIHIYLRSTSSFKGTTIKYNYENDKWLKCLTYSCIANWYPRMQNKGKESNINECVTLIQQNLYENVTDKLLKNMMNKCFLTGIMHKTVLFNISFIEEFVQNFSCPSAKYLSTQRPLVALASYPGSGNTWTRELIEAITGTFTGSIYTDWNFKGSELCPARGNIYIVKTHIPSDKATSHVKCREIGVSTLNYTKAVLILRNPYQALLAEFNRQQSTSYSGNPGVGIAPKSDFKTSRWDKFVRVESETWKHMAIYWLSRFRKPVYVLVYDDLLNYTVIEMYKLTRFLNITATFKSLYCLSSKSVGNFKRSKPKWLTIEALFDSRLRKVVNDKIKSVLKVYELPQLYSYIL